One Centropristis striata isolate RG_2023a ecotype Rhode Island chromosome 22, C.striata_1.0, whole genome shotgun sequence genomic window carries:
- the si:dkey-14d8.1 gene encoding zinc finger protein 3 homolog isoform X3, whose protein sequence is MEKRSDSTGVGGSLPLSSLRLMASPLQLTYSFIWQVIRQRNVKHYTKVEEFVTMVTQTVPELISFKQTAQLILGLRARIILDLLHKDGVPDSKAIQTLINKLKVSATSGKDPEVDKSQTNFMVLVQSLLKNPAERKRFFLEVFPIQYGAKFDTALQALTAGLVCKLEQVLPVPNLSQLGAMISADASVLEACGGFIPDTKDLKTLLLHQQSKGLIGVKATISSSVGNCVLSSLAYRPKAVEPPTPPPPPPAPAPAPESPKRLEVTLNATSPTSLSDTEDLGMMSDGSESPADLAAGPQEREQYSQKTADAEKEKSATAKAQEENSVKEKSCTQEEPATTVQSEGKDAAPETPDKAEPQRPPLKSIPFRVVQMPVKPTSALQNAGNAGAKDGQKPQTHRVTLHQWVSQIATNSLSLPALPPLPPPRFSSGDDMKPSIRRKKQIRPPSDRFTCSVCDKTFPYQSKLIDHERIHTGEKPFVCTACNKSFRTQAFLNNHLKTHSTMRPFACGQCGKCFTKLQSLTKHMMAHSGQKPFYCDICNKGFTQSTYFKRHMECHTSQMTFPCKHCNKSFPTAFKLSNHERWHTRDRPHMCERCGKRFLVPSLLKRHMGYHIGDRQYLCSQCGKTFVYLSDLKRHQQDHVPKAKIPCPVCQKKFSSKYCLRVHLRIHTRERPYRCSICEKTFTQVGNLKVHIRLHTNERPFSCDVCGKTYKLASHLNVHKRTHTCKKPWMCETCGKGFSVPGLLKKHEQLHTRDANPDFSGKRRHRGKHKKHSGKRKYDEEDEGSDDY, encoded by the exons ATGGAGAAACGATCTGATAGCACAG GTGTTGGAGGATCCCTTCCCCTGTCCTCCCTTCGCCTGATGGCTTCCCCTCTGCAGCTGACATACTCGTTCATATGGCAGGTCATACGGCAGAGGAACGTGAAGCACTACACAAAAGTGGAGGAATTTGTGACGATGGTGACGCAGACTGTTCCTGAGCTCATAAGCTTCAAGCAGACGGCCCAGCTCATCTTGGGGCTGAGAGCAAGG ATCATTTTGGATTTGCTGCACAAAGACGGCGTACCAGATTCAAAGGCTATTCAAACTCTCATAAATAAGTTGAAGGTCTCTGCAACTTCAGGG AAGGATCCAGAAGTGGATAAATCCCAAACAAACTTCATGGTGCTGGTCCAGAGTCTGCTGAAAAATCCTGCTGAGAGGAAGCGCTTCTTTCTG GAAGTGTTTCCCATTCAGTATGGGGCAAAATTCGACACAGCGCTGCAGGCTTTGACTGCAGGTTTGGTCTGCAAGCTGGAGCAAGTTCTTCCTGTTCCAAATCTTTCCCAG CTTGGTGCCATGATCTCGGCGGATGCTTCTGTCCTGGAGGCATGTGGAGGCTTCATCCCCGACACCAAGGACCTGAAGACTCTCCTCCTGCACCAGCAGTCCAAGGGACTCATCGGTGTTAAAG CAACCATCTCATCCTCTGTGGGCAACTGCGTGCTCTCTTCACTCGCCTACCGGCCCAAAGCTGTAGAGCCACCAACACCACCGCCTCCACCACCAGctccagcaccagcaccagAATCACCGAAGCGGTTAGAGGTCACCCTCAATGCTACAAGTCCAACCTCCCTCAGTGACACGGAAGACTTGGGAATGATGTCAGATGGGTCTGAGAGCCCAGCAGACCTGGCTGCCGGACCACAGGAGAGAGAGCAGTACAGTCAGAAAACAGCTGATGCTGAAAAGGAAAAGAGTGCCACAGCAAAAGCTCAGGAGGAGAATTCAGTGAAAGAGAAAAGTTGTACACAGGAAGAGCCCGCCACAACTGTGCAAAGCGAAGGGAAAGATGCAGCACCAGAAACACCAGATAAAGCAGAACCACAGCGACCACCCTTGAAATCAATACCTTTCCGGGTAGTACAAATGCCGGTCAAACCCACCTCCGCCTTACAGAACGCAGGCAACGCAGGAGCGAAGGATGGCCAAAAGCCTCAGACGCATCGGGTCACATTGCATCAGTGGGTGTCACAGATCGCCACCAACTCGCTCTCGCTCCCAGCCCTGCCGCCACTTCCTCCACCCAGGTTCAGTTCAGGGGACGACATGAAGCCAagcataagaagaaaaaagcaaatccGGCCTCCATCCGACAGATTCACGTGCAGCGTGTGCGATAAGACCTTCCCGTATCAGTCCAAGCTGATAGACCACGAGCgcatccacacaggagagaagccGTTCGTGTGCACGGCGTGCAACAAGAGCTTCAGAACACAGGCGTTCCTCAACAACCACCTGAAGACCCACAGCACGATGCGTCCTTTCGCATGTGGCCAGTGCGGGAAGTGTTTCACCAAACTGCAGAGCCTGACGAAGCACATGATGGCCCACAGCGGCCAGAAGCCGTTCTACTGCGACATCTGCAACAAGGGCTTCACGCAGTCCACCTACTTCAAAAGACACATGGAGTGCCACACGAGCCAAATGACGTTTCCCTGCAAGCACTGCAACAAAAGCTTCCCAACGGCGTTCAAGCTGTCCAACCACGAGCGTTGGCACACCAGAGATCGGCCTCACATGTGCGAGCGCTGCGGGAAGAGATTCCTCGTCCCCAGCTTGTTGAAGAGACACATGGGCTACCACATCGGCGACCGCCAGTATCTCTGCTCCCAGTGCGGAAAGACCTTCGTCTACTTGTCCGACCTGAAGCGGCACCAGCAAGACCACGTGCCCAAAGCGAAGATCCCGTGCCCCGTTTGCCAAAAGAAGTTCTCGAGCAAGTACTGCCTGAGGGTTCACCTGAGGATCCACACCCGAGAGAGACCCTACCGCTGCTCCATATGCGAGAAGACCTTCACTCAGGTGGGGAACCTGAAGGTCCACATCAGATTGCACACCAACGAGCGCCCGTTCAGCTGCGATGTCTGCGGCAAGACCTACAAGCTGGCGTCCCATCTCAACGTCCACAAAAGGACACACACGTGCAAGAAGCCCTGGATGTGCGAAACATGCGGGAAGGGATTCTCCGTCCCCGGCCTTCTCAAGAAGCACGAGCAGCTCCACACGAGGGACGCAAACCCCGACTTCTCCGGTAAACGGAGACACAGGGGTAAGCACAAGAAGCACTCCGGCAAGAGGAAATACGACGAGGAAGACGAGGGTAGCGACGATTATTAA
- the si:dkey-14d8.1 gene encoding zinc finger protein 3 homolog isoform X2 has translation MEKRSDSTAGVGGSLPLSSLRLMASPLQLTYSFIWQVIRQRNVKHYTKVEEFVTMVTQTVPELISFKQTAQLILGLRARIILDLLHKDGVPDSKAIQTLINKLKVSATSGDPEVDKSQTNFMVLVQSLLKNPAERKRFFLEVFPIQYGAKFDTALQALTAGLVCKLEQVLPVPNLSQLGAMISADASVLEACGGFIPDTKDLKTLLLHQQSKGLIGVKATISSSVGNCVLSSLAYRPKAVEPPTPPPPPPAPAPAPESPKRLEVTLNATSPTSLSDTEDLGMMSDGSESPADLAAGPQEREQYSQKTADAEKEKSATAKAQEENSVKEKSCTQEEPATTVQSEGKDAAPETPDKAEPQRPPLKSIPFRVVQMPVKPTSALQNAGNAGAKDGQKPQTHRVTLHQWVSQIATNSLSLPALPPLPPPRFSSGDDMKPSIRRKKQIRPPSDRFTCSVCDKTFPYQSKLIDHERIHTGEKPFVCTACNKSFRTQAFLNNHLKTHSTMRPFACGQCGKCFTKLQSLTKHMMAHSGQKPFYCDICNKGFTQSTYFKRHMECHTSQMTFPCKHCNKSFPTAFKLSNHERWHTRDRPHMCERCGKRFLVPSLLKRHMGYHIGDRQYLCSQCGKTFVYLSDLKRHQQDHVPKAKIPCPVCQKKFSSKYCLRVHLRIHTRERPYRCSICEKTFTQVGNLKVHIRLHTNERPFSCDVCGKTYKLASHLNVHKRTHTCKKPWMCETCGKGFSVPGLLKKHEQLHTRDANPDFSGKRRHRGKHKKHSGKRKYDEEDEGSDDY, from the exons ATGGAGAAACGATCTGATAGCACAG CAGGTGTTGGAGGATCCCTTCCCCTGTCCTCCCTTCGCCTGATGGCTTCCCCTCTGCAGCTGACATACTCGTTCATATGGCAGGTCATACGGCAGAGGAACGTGAAGCACTACACAAAAGTGGAGGAATTTGTGACGATGGTGACGCAGACTGTTCCTGAGCTCATAAGCTTCAAGCAGACGGCCCAGCTCATCTTGGGGCTGAGAGCAAGG ATCATTTTGGATTTGCTGCACAAAGACGGCGTACCAGATTCAAAGGCTATTCAAACTCTCATAAATAAGTTGAAGGTCTCTGCAACTTCAGGG GATCCAGAAGTGGATAAATCCCAAACAAACTTCATGGTGCTGGTCCAGAGTCTGCTGAAAAATCCTGCTGAGAGGAAGCGCTTCTTTCTG GAAGTGTTTCCCATTCAGTATGGGGCAAAATTCGACACAGCGCTGCAGGCTTTGACTGCAGGTTTGGTCTGCAAGCTGGAGCAAGTTCTTCCTGTTCCAAATCTTTCCCAG CTTGGTGCCATGATCTCGGCGGATGCTTCTGTCCTGGAGGCATGTGGAGGCTTCATCCCCGACACCAAGGACCTGAAGACTCTCCTCCTGCACCAGCAGTCCAAGGGACTCATCGGTGTTAAAG CAACCATCTCATCCTCTGTGGGCAACTGCGTGCTCTCTTCACTCGCCTACCGGCCCAAAGCTGTAGAGCCACCAACACCACCGCCTCCACCACCAGctccagcaccagcaccagAATCACCGAAGCGGTTAGAGGTCACCCTCAATGCTACAAGTCCAACCTCCCTCAGTGACACGGAAGACTTGGGAATGATGTCAGATGGGTCTGAGAGCCCAGCAGACCTGGCTGCCGGACCACAGGAGAGAGAGCAGTACAGTCAGAAAACAGCTGATGCTGAAAAGGAAAAGAGTGCCACAGCAAAAGCTCAGGAGGAGAATTCAGTGAAAGAGAAAAGTTGTACACAGGAAGAGCCCGCCACAACTGTGCAAAGCGAAGGGAAAGATGCAGCACCAGAAACACCAGATAAAGCAGAACCACAGCGACCACCCTTGAAATCAATACCTTTCCGGGTAGTACAAATGCCGGTCAAACCCACCTCCGCCTTACAGAACGCAGGCAACGCAGGAGCGAAGGATGGCCAAAAGCCTCAGACGCATCGGGTCACATTGCATCAGTGGGTGTCACAGATCGCCACCAACTCGCTCTCGCTCCCAGCCCTGCCGCCACTTCCTCCACCCAGGTTCAGTTCAGGGGACGACATGAAGCCAagcataagaagaaaaaagcaaatccGGCCTCCATCCGACAGATTCACGTGCAGCGTGTGCGATAAGACCTTCCCGTATCAGTCCAAGCTGATAGACCACGAGCgcatccacacaggagagaagccGTTCGTGTGCACGGCGTGCAACAAGAGCTTCAGAACACAGGCGTTCCTCAACAACCACCTGAAGACCCACAGCACGATGCGTCCTTTCGCATGTGGCCAGTGCGGGAAGTGTTTCACCAAACTGCAGAGCCTGACGAAGCACATGATGGCCCACAGCGGCCAGAAGCCGTTCTACTGCGACATCTGCAACAAGGGCTTCACGCAGTCCACCTACTTCAAAAGACACATGGAGTGCCACACGAGCCAAATGACGTTTCCCTGCAAGCACTGCAACAAAAGCTTCCCAACGGCGTTCAAGCTGTCCAACCACGAGCGTTGGCACACCAGAGATCGGCCTCACATGTGCGAGCGCTGCGGGAAGAGATTCCTCGTCCCCAGCTTGTTGAAGAGACACATGGGCTACCACATCGGCGACCGCCAGTATCTCTGCTCCCAGTGCGGAAAGACCTTCGTCTACTTGTCCGACCTGAAGCGGCACCAGCAAGACCACGTGCCCAAAGCGAAGATCCCGTGCCCCGTTTGCCAAAAGAAGTTCTCGAGCAAGTACTGCCTGAGGGTTCACCTGAGGATCCACACCCGAGAGAGACCCTACCGCTGCTCCATATGCGAGAAGACCTTCACTCAGGTGGGGAACCTGAAGGTCCACATCAGATTGCACACCAACGAGCGCCCGTTCAGCTGCGATGTCTGCGGCAAGACCTACAAGCTGGCGTCCCATCTCAACGTCCACAAAAGGACACACACGTGCAAGAAGCCCTGGATGTGCGAAACATGCGGGAAGGGATTCTCCGTCCCCGGCCTTCTCAAGAAGCACGAGCAGCTCCACACGAGGGACGCAAACCCCGACTTCTCCGGTAAACGGAGACACAGGGGTAAGCACAAGAAGCACTCCGGCAAGAGGAAATACGACGAGGAAGACGAGGGTAGCGACGATTATTAA
- the si:dkey-14d8.1 gene encoding zinc finger protein 3 homolog isoform X1, with amino-acid sequence MEKRSDSTAGVGGSLPLSSLRLMASPLQLTYSFIWQVIRQRNVKHYTKVEEFVTMVTQTVPELISFKQTAQLILGLRARIILDLLHKDGVPDSKAIQTLINKLKVSATSGKDPEVDKSQTNFMVLVQSLLKNPAERKRFFLEVFPIQYGAKFDTALQALTAGLVCKLEQVLPVPNLSQLGAMISADASVLEACGGFIPDTKDLKTLLLHQQSKGLIGVKATISSSVGNCVLSSLAYRPKAVEPPTPPPPPPAPAPAPESPKRLEVTLNATSPTSLSDTEDLGMMSDGSESPADLAAGPQEREQYSQKTADAEKEKSATAKAQEENSVKEKSCTQEEPATTVQSEGKDAAPETPDKAEPQRPPLKSIPFRVVQMPVKPTSALQNAGNAGAKDGQKPQTHRVTLHQWVSQIATNSLSLPALPPLPPPRFSSGDDMKPSIRRKKQIRPPSDRFTCSVCDKTFPYQSKLIDHERIHTGEKPFVCTACNKSFRTQAFLNNHLKTHSTMRPFACGQCGKCFTKLQSLTKHMMAHSGQKPFYCDICNKGFTQSTYFKRHMECHTSQMTFPCKHCNKSFPTAFKLSNHERWHTRDRPHMCERCGKRFLVPSLLKRHMGYHIGDRQYLCSQCGKTFVYLSDLKRHQQDHVPKAKIPCPVCQKKFSSKYCLRVHLRIHTRERPYRCSICEKTFTQVGNLKVHIRLHTNERPFSCDVCGKTYKLASHLNVHKRTHTCKKPWMCETCGKGFSVPGLLKKHEQLHTRDANPDFSGKRRHRGKHKKHSGKRKYDEEDEGSDDY; translated from the exons ATGGAGAAACGATCTGATAGCACAG CAGGTGTTGGAGGATCCCTTCCCCTGTCCTCCCTTCGCCTGATGGCTTCCCCTCTGCAGCTGACATACTCGTTCATATGGCAGGTCATACGGCAGAGGAACGTGAAGCACTACACAAAAGTGGAGGAATTTGTGACGATGGTGACGCAGACTGTTCCTGAGCTCATAAGCTTCAAGCAGACGGCCCAGCTCATCTTGGGGCTGAGAGCAAGG ATCATTTTGGATTTGCTGCACAAAGACGGCGTACCAGATTCAAAGGCTATTCAAACTCTCATAAATAAGTTGAAGGTCTCTGCAACTTCAGGG AAGGATCCAGAAGTGGATAAATCCCAAACAAACTTCATGGTGCTGGTCCAGAGTCTGCTGAAAAATCCTGCTGAGAGGAAGCGCTTCTTTCTG GAAGTGTTTCCCATTCAGTATGGGGCAAAATTCGACACAGCGCTGCAGGCTTTGACTGCAGGTTTGGTCTGCAAGCTGGAGCAAGTTCTTCCTGTTCCAAATCTTTCCCAG CTTGGTGCCATGATCTCGGCGGATGCTTCTGTCCTGGAGGCATGTGGAGGCTTCATCCCCGACACCAAGGACCTGAAGACTCTCCTCCTGCACCAGCAGTCCAAGGGACTCATCGGTGTTAAAG CAACCATCTCATCCTCTGTGGGCAACTGCGTGCTCTCTTCACTCGCCTACCGGCCCAAAGCTGTAGAGCCACCAACACCACCGCCTCCACCACCAGctccagcaccagcaccagAATCACCGAAGCGGTTAGAGGTCACCCTCAATGCTACAAGTCCAACCTCCCTCAGTGACACGGAAGACTTGGGAATGATGTCAGATGGGTCTGAGAGCCCAGCAGACCTGGCTGCCGGACCACAGGAGAGAGAGCAGTACAGTCAGAAAACAGCTGATGCTGAAAAGGAAAAGAGTGCCACAGCAAAAGCTCAGGAGGAGAATTCAGTGAAAGAGAAAAGTTGTACACAGGAAGAGCCCGCCACAACTGTGCAAAGCGAAGGGAAAGATGCAGCACCAGAAACACCAGATAAAGCAGAACCACAGCGACCACCCTTGAAATCAATACCTTTCCGGGTAGTACAAATGCCGGTCAAACCCACCTCCGCCTTACAGAACGCAGGCAACGCAGGAGCGAAGGATGGCCAAAAGCCTCAGACGCATCGGGTCACATTGCATCAGTGGGTGTCACAGATCGCCACCAACTCGCTCTCGCTCCCAGCCCTGCCGCCACTTCCTCCACCCAGGTTCAGTTCAGGGGACGACATGAAGCCAagcataagaagaaaaaagcaaatccGGCCTCCATCCGACAGATTCACGTGCAGCGTGTGCGATAAGACCTTCCCGTATCAGTCCAAGCTGATAGACCACGAGCgcatccacacaggagagaagccGTTCGTGTGCACGGCGTGCAACAAGAGCTTCAGAACACAGGCGTTCCTCAACAACCACCTGAAGACCCACAGCACGATGCGTCCTTTCGCATGTGGCCAGTGCGGGAAGTGTTTCACCAAACTGCAGAGCCTGACGAAGCACATGATGGCCCACAGCGGCCAGAAGCCGTTCTACTGCGACATCTGCAACAAGGGCTTCACGCAGTCCACCTACTTCAAAAGACACATGGAGTGCCACACGAGCCAAATGACGTTTCCCTGCAAGCACTGCAACAAAAGCTTCCCAACGGCGTTCAAGCTGTCCAACCACGAGCGTTGGCACACCAGAGATCGGCCTCACATGTGCGAGCGCTGCGGGAAGAGATTCCTCGTCCCCAGCTTGTTGAAGAGACACATGGGCTACCACATCGGCGACCGCCAGTATCTCTGCTCCCAGTGCGGAAAGACCTTCGTCTACTTGTCCGACCTGAAGCGGCACCAGCAAGACCACGTGCCCAAAGCGAAGATCCCGTGCCCCGTTTGCCAAAAGAAGTTCTCGAGCAAGTACTGCCTGAGGGTTCACCTGAGGATCCACACCCGAGAGAGACCCTACCGCTGCTCCATATGCGAGAAGACCTTCACTCAGGTGGGGAACCTGAAGGTCCACATCAGATTGCACACCAACGAGCGCCCGTTCAGCTGCGATGTCTGCGGCAAGACCTACAAGCTGGCGTCCCATCTCAACGTCCACAAAAGGACACACACGTGCAAGAAGCCCTGGATGTGCGAAACATGCGGGAAGGGATTCTCCGTCCCCGGCCTTCTCAAGAAGCACGAGCAGCTCCACACGAGGGACGCAAACCCCGACTTCTCCGGTAAACGGAGACACAGGGGTAAGCACAAGAAGCACTCCGGCAAGAGGAAATACGACGAGGAAGACGAGGGTAGCGACGATTATTAA
- the LOC131960576 gene encoding uncharacterized protein LOC131960576, with protein MRKKILKAPCLFLSLFTSLNLCSGKFGTAITDDVSKLSLLKQNIPSDYEIPVTYIPKEVAGTCWVVLNIYPLEQSLRKLASMFGAISSNKENIIVFIAMLKSFRFTFDHEELETAMQVFQCHYQEGSLMSGLYFDYIKDVLHAASQETSGLSCKPPPCLNPQQTPGGLEEGREHSWLKRTPLLLALIPFTACVVVIVWLVKSGRLLPVCNTENSQMAPSDMISTVSISIPLQTLTHAADTEPVGEAIPEHESG; from the exons aTCTTAAAAGCACCTTGTCTCTTCTTGAGTCTGTTCACAAGTTTGAATCTCTGCTCCGGAAAATTTGGCACGGCGATAACTGACGATGTGAGCAAGCTGTCATTACTG AAGCAGAACATCCCCTCTGATTATGAGATTCCTGTTACTTACATTCCCAAAGAAGTG GCTGGCACGTGCTGGGTGGTGTTGAACATATATCCGTTGGAGCAAAGTCTTCGGAAGCTGGCCAGCATGTTCGGTGCCATCTCCTCcaacaaagaaaacataattgTCTTCATTGCGATGCTAAAGAGTTTCCGCTTCACCTTTGACCACGAGGAACTG GAAACAGCGATGCAAGTCTTCCAGTGTCACTACCAGGAGGGGAGCTTAATGTCTGGTCTTTACTTTGACTACATCAAAGACGTCTTACACGCCGCTTCTCAAGAAACATCCGGCCTGTCATGCAAGCCGCCACCGTGCCTTAATCCACAACAAACACCAG GGGGTCTGGAGGAGGGTCGCGAACACAGCTGGTTGAAGAGAACTCCATTGCTTCTGGCTCTCATCCCCTTCACAGCTTGTGTTGTTGTCATAGTGTGGCTG gtcaAGTCTGGGAGGCTTTTACCAGTTTGCAACACTGAAAATAGCCAAATGGCACCTTCTGACATGATCTCAACTGTGTCTATCTCCATCCCACTTCAAACACTCACCCACGCTGCTGACACTGAGCCAGTGGGGGAGGCGATCCCTGAACATGAGAGCGGATGA